In Anser cygnoides isolate HZ-2024a breed goose chromosome 23, Taihu_goose_T2T_genome, whole genome shotgun sequence, the following are encoded in one genomic region:
- the CCDC27 gene encoding coiled-coil domain-containing protein 27 isoform X1: MAAPAAEAEGGAGHGGAGAAEAGPGSPMGSPIGSPVGSPRRRDGAAEPPRPWGEERDPPWPPLARCPGTSHRATSPSPPGGRRDAPGPPGDPKMERDRRETSVGAGPGPAPRGGDPRCASTVGEKGQRPAALGEEAEHLSRYKAECAQKDAVISELLKENENLKKELELLRGGGDAEPVTVGVLRLLPAKPSPTVAVTEAECSSHANIPQYAEMEQKSSSEEAAEEALSDTSAPELFLEQAEGEEDTLIAQLIAFQDANEELCALLQNARDDYKIATGVVCSLQRQLEIQESQLRKTESEKERLEKELRERESQLQAMSAKFCSLREEQKHEEMMVTTEKENCSLRQVVTEQESKLAEQNKLISDLQGTVSQLEAEALTNRYQIHKQQRAQEEMQSQAETLQHTELQTRVALECLTSRFERFRSKIIQATFSTAGSKPPQAELTDEEVLEAMQKIINERIEFHQMLKQKGVRVPSLYNIDAATSSPTNSKGRRKSPAR; this comes from the exons ATGGCGGCTCCGGCCGCGGAAGCGGAAGGCGGTGCCGGGcacggcggggcgggggcggccgagGCCGGGCCCGGTTCCCCGATGGGTTCCCCGATAGGTTCCCCGGtgggctccccccgccgccgggacggggccgcggagcccccccggccgtgGGGAGAGGAGCGGGACCCCCCCTGGCCGCCCCTCGCTCGATGTCCCGGCACCAGCCACAGGGCGACGTCGCCGTCCCCGCCCG GTGGCCGCCGCGACGCCCCGGGtccccccggggaccccaaaatggagcGGGACAGGAGGGAGACGAGCGTaggggcagggcccggcccggccccccgtGGGGGCGACCCGAGGTGTGCGAGCACCGTCGGTGAGAAG GGACAGCGTCCGGCGGCACTGGGAGAGGAGGCTGAGCATCTCTCCAGGTACAAGGCGGAGTGCGCGCAGAAGGACGCGGTGATCTCCgagctgctgaaagaaaatgaaaacctgaagaaagagctggagctgctcagGGGCGGCGGAGATGCGGAGCCGGTAACTGTCGGTGTCCtgaggctgctccctgccaagCCGTCACCCACTGTAGCTGTCACGGAGGCAGAGTGCTCTTCACACGCAAACATCCCGCAG TACGCAGAAATGGAACAAAAGAGCTCAAGTGAAGAAGCCGCTGAAGAAGCGCTCAGTGACACGAGCGCTCCAGAGCTCTTTCTGGAGCAggcagaaggagaggaggacACACTGATTGCTCAGCTCATTGCGTTCCAGGATGCCAATGAAGAACTCTGTGCACTACTGCAAAATGCACGCGATGACTACAAGATAGCCACAG GTGTCGTGTGTTCCTTGCAACGACAACTGGAGATCCAAGAATCCCAGCTTCGGAAAACCGAATCTGAAAAGGAAAGGCTTGAAAAGGAGCTCAGAGAGCGAGAAAGTCAGCTGCAAGCCATGTCTGCCAAG TTTTGCAGTCTGagagaagaacagaaacatgaagaaaTGATGGTGACAACAGAGAAGGAGAACTGCAGTCTTCGACAG GTTGTTACAGAACAAGAATCCAAACTGGCTGAGCAGAACAAGCTGATCAGTGATTTGCAGGGTACGGTCAGCCAGCTAGAGGCAGAGGCTCTGACCAATCGATACCAGATCCACAagcagcagcgtgcccaggAAGAGATGCAGAGCCAAGCTGAAACACTGCAGCACACGGAGCTGCAAACTAGAGTGGCACTCGAGTGCCTCACCAGCAGG TTTGAAAGATTTCGAAGCAAAATAATTCAGGCTACGTTCAGTACAGCAGGCAGCAAGCCTCCCCAGGCGGAACTCACTGATGAGGAGGTGCTGGAGGCAATGCAG AAGATAATTAACGAGCGGATAGAGTTTCATcagatgctgaaacaaaaagGTGTCAGGGTCCCATCTCTCTACAACATCGATGCGGCTACTTCATCACCTACCAATTCTAAGGGTAGGAGGAAGAGTCCTGCAAGGTAG
- the CCDC27 gene encoding coiled-coil domain-containing protein 27 isoform X3, with protein sequence MAAPAAEAEGGAGHGGAGAAEAGPGSPMGSPIGSPVGSPRRRDGAAEPPRPWGEERDPPWPPLARCPGTSHRATSPSPPGGRRDAPGPPGDPKMERDRRETSVGAGPGPAPRGGDPRCASTVGEKYAEMEQKSSSEEAAEEALSDTSAPELFLEQAEGEEDTLIAQLIAFQDANEELCALLQNARDDYKIATGVVCSLQRQLEIQESQLRKTESEKERLEKELRERESQLQAMSAKFCSLREEQKHEEMMVTTEKENCSLRQVVTEQESKLAEQNKLISDLQGTVSQLEAEALTNRYQIHKQQRAQEEMQSQAETLQHTELQTRVALECLTSRFERFRSKIIQATFSTAGSKPPQAELTDEEVLEAMQKIINERIEFHQMLKQKGVRVPSLYNIDAATSSPTNSKGRRKSPAR encoded by the exons ATGGCGGCTCCGGCCGCGGAAGCGGAAGGCGGTGCCGGGcacggcggggcgggggcggccgagGCCGGGCCCGGTTCCCCGATGGGTTCCCCGATAGGTTCCCCGGtgggctccccccgccgccgggacggggccgcggagcccccccggccgtgGGGAGAGGAGCGGGACCCCCCCTGGCCGCCCCTCGCTCGATGTCCCGGCACCAGCCACAGGGCGACGTCGCCGTCCCCGCCCG GTGGCCGCCGCGACGCCCCGGGtccccccggggaccccaaaatggagcGGGACAGGAGGGAGACGAGCGTaggggcagggcccggcccggccccccgtGGGGGCGACCCGAGGTGTGCGAGCACCGTCGGTGAGAAG TACGCAGAAATGGAACAAAAGAGCTCAAGTGAAGAAGCCGCTGAAGAAGCGCTCAGTGACACGAGCGCTCCAGAGCTCTTTCTGGAGCAggcagaaggagaggaggacACACTGATTGCTCAGCTCATTGCGTTCCAGGATGCCAATGAAGAACTCTGTGCACTACTGCAAAATGCACGCGATGACTACAAGATAGCCACAG GTGTCGTGTGTTCCTTGCAACGACAACTGGAGATCCAAGAATCCCAGCTTCGGAAAACCGAATCTGAAAAGGAAAGGCTTGAAAAGGAGCTCAGAGAGCGAGAAAGTCAGCTGCAAGCCATGTCTGCCAAG TTTTGCAGTCTGagagaagaacagaaacatgaagaaaTGATGGTGACAACAGAGAAGGAGAACTGCAGTCTTCGACAG GTTGTTACAGAACAAGAATCCAAACTGGCTGAGCAGAACAAGCTGATCAGTGATTTGCAGGGTACGGTCAGCCAGCTAGAGGCAGAGGCTCTGACCAATCGATACCAGATCCACAagcagcagcgtgcccaggAAGAGATGCAGAGCCAAGCTGAAACACTGCAGCACACGGAGCTGCAAACTAGAGTGGCACTCGAGTGCCTCACCAGCAGG TTTGAAAGATTTCGAAGCAAAATAATTCAGGCTACGTTCAGTACAGCAGGCAGCAAGCCTCCCCAGGCGGAACTCACTGATGAGGAGGTGCTGGAGGCAATGCAG AAGATAATTAACGAGCGGATAGAGTTTCATcagatgctgaaacaaaaagGTGTCAGGGTCCCATCTCTCTACAACATCGATGCGGCTACTTCATCACCTACCAATTCTAAGGGTAGGAGGAAGAGTCCTGCAAGGTAG
- the LRRC47 gene encoding leucine-rich repeat-containing protein 47, which produces MAAAWPELEAAARERRRELSLPGAAVSERVAAGGGRLPAALLGLPLLQSLELSGCAALRELGPGLAAALPALHTLVLRCNALGPAGLGEGLGGQLPALRLLDLSGNGLEALPAELGGAEGRGEAEGERRQQQPAAFPQLRSLNLSGNRLRELGPGLARAAPQLQALLLSGNRLRALPGRLLPPAAAFPLLSRLEAADNEVEELGADIAALPALKSLDLANNRLTELPAALADCPRLKEANFRGNQLRDKRLEKMVNGCQTKAILEYLRAGGRGKGKAENAREEARKKKREKQQKKDGGEGEQDELEAVSKLLVKVLHVSENPTPLVVKVSPGVRDVRPFIVCCVLKGVNLNPGNALKRFLTAQTKLHEDICEKRTAATIATHDLQLIKGPLTYDVQPPGELKITPLGRKEIKAKDLLRQLQLEAEEQRKQKKRQNVSGLHKYLQLLDGKDNYPCLVDAEGVVISFPPITNSEKTKIRKTTRDLFLEVTSDTSLQICKDVMDTLILKIAELNKFTLENKEEDSGSDNEPDALCGPVNVNPSQNTQQTSFPLVVEQVRVVDTDGNLKVLYPSKTDLTTVSSLLTVIR; this is translated from the exons aTGGCGGCGGCGTGGCCGGAGCTGGAGGCGGCGGCCCGGGAGCGGCGCCGGGAGCTGTCGCTGCCGGGCGCGGCGGTGTCGGAGCgggtggcggcgggcggcgggcggctgccggcggcgctgctggggctgccgctgctgcagTCGCTGGAGCTGAGCGGCTGCGCGGCGCTGCGGGAGCTgggcccggggctggcggccgcCCTGCCCGCCCTGCACACGCTGGTGCTGCGCTGCAACGCGCTGGGCCCCGCCGGGCTGGGCGAGGGGCTGGGCGGGCAGCTGCCGGCCCTCCGCCTGCTCGACCTCTCCGGGAACGGCCTGGAGGCGCTGCCCGCCGAGCTGGGCGGCGCGGAGGGCCGCGGGGAGGCCGAGGgggagcggcggcagcagcagcccgcAGCCTTCCCGCAGCTCCGCAGCCTCAACCTGAGCGGTAaccggctgcgggagctgggcCCGGGGCTGGCCCGAGCCGCGCCGCAGCTCCAGGCGCTGCTGCTCTCGGGCAACCGCCTGcgggccctgcccggccgcctgctgccgcccgccgccgccttccccctcctcagccGCCTCGAGGCCGCCGACAACGAGGTGGAGGAGCTGGGCGCCGACATCGCCGCCCTGCCGGCCCTCAAG AGCCTGGACCTGGCCAACAACCGGCTGACGGAGCTGCCCGCCGCGCTGGCCGACTGCCCCAGGCTGAAGGAGGCCAACTTCAGGGGCAACCAGCTGAGGGACAAGCGGCTGGAGAAGATGGTCAACGGCTGCCAGACGAAGGCCATCCTGGAGTACCTGCGGGCCGGTGGCCGCGGCAAGGGAAAGGCTGAGAACGCCAGGGAGGAGgccaggaagaagaaaagggagaagcagcagaaaaaggacggcggggaaggggagcaggacGAGCTGGAGGCCGTCAGCAAGCTGCTGGTGAAGGTTCTGCACGTCTCTGAAAATCCCACGCCGCTGGTTGTCAAAGTCAGCCCGGGCGTCAGAGATGTCCGGCCCTTCATCGTGTGCTGCGTGCTGAAAGGAGTAAACCTAAATCCGGGCAATGCCCTGAAGAGGTTCCTGACCGCGCAG ACTAAACTGCACGAAGACATCTGTGAAAAGCGGACAGCGGCCACCATTGCCACCCATGACTTGCAGTTGATCAAAGGTCCCCTGACATACGATGTTCAGCCTCCTGGTGAGCTGAAG ATAACGCCCCTGGGCCGAAAGGAGATCAAGGCAAAGGATCTTCTCCGTCAGCTGCAGCTAgaagcagaggagcagaggaaacagaagaagCGTCAGAACGTTTCTGGGTTGCACAA GTATCTCCAGTTATTGGATGGCAAAGATAACTACCCGTGTCTTGTGGATGCTGAAGGTGTTGTGATTTCTTTCCCACCAATAACCAATAGTGAGAAAACAAAG ATTAGAAAAACCACCCGTGATCTGTTTCTGGAAGTGACAAGTGATACCAGTTTACAGATATGCAAAGATGTCATGGACACTCTAATTCTG AAAATAGCAGAACTGAACAAATTCACCttggaaaataaggaagaagaCTCAGGCTCAGATAACGAACCTGATGCTCTTTGTGGACCAGTGAATGTGAACCCCAGCCAAAATACACAGCAGACGAGTTTTCCGTTGGTAGTGGAGCAGGTTCGAGTGGTGGACACAGACGGGAACTTGAAAGTACTTTATCCTTCAAAAACTGACCTAACCAcagtttcttctcttctgaCTGTAATACGCTAG
- the CCDC27 gene encoding coiled-coil domain-containing protein 27 isoform X2: MAAPAAEAEGGAGHGGAGAAEAGPGSPMGSPIGSPVGSPRRRDGAAEPPRPWGEERDPPWPPLARCPGTSHRATSPSPPGGRRDAPGPPGDPKMERDRRETSVGAGPGPAPRGGDPRCASTVGEKGQRPAALGEEAEHLSRYKAECAQKDAVISELLKENENLKKELELLRGGGDAEPYAEMEQKSSSEEAAEEALSDTSAPELFLEQAEGEEDTLIAQLIAFQDANEELCALLQNARDDYKIATGVVCSLQRQLEIQESQLRKTESEKERLEKELRERESQLQAMSAKFCSLREEQKHEEMMVTTEKENCSLRQVVTEQESKLAEQNKLISDLQGTVSQLEAEALTNRYQIHKQQRAQEEMQSQAETLQHTELQTRVALECLTSRFERFRSKIIQATFSTAGSKPPQAELTDEEVLEAMQKIINERIEFHQMLKQKGVRVPSLYNIDAATSSPTNSKGRRKSPAR; this comes from the exons ATGGCGGCTCCGGCCGCGGAAGCGGAAGGCGGTGCCGGGcacggcggggcgggggcggccgagGCCGGGCCCGGTTCCCCGATGGGTTCCCCGATAGGTTCCCCGGtgggctccccccgccgccgggacggggccgcggagcccccccggccgtgGGGAGAGGAGCGGGACCCCCCCTGGCCGCCCCTCGCTCGATGTCCCGGCACCAGCCACAGGGCGACGTCGCCGTCCCCGCCCG GTGGCCGCCGCGACGCCCCGGGtccccccggggaccccaaaatggagcGGGACAGGAGGGAGACGAGCGTaggggcagggcccggcccggccccccgtGGGGGCGACCCGAGGTGTGCGAGCACCGTCGGTGAGAAG GGACAGCGTCCGGCGGCACTGGGAGAGGAGGCTGAGCATCTCTCCAGGTACAAGGCGGAGTGCGCGCAGAAGGACGCGGTGATCTCCgagctgctgaaagaaaatgaaaacctgaagaaagagctggagctgctcagGGGCGGCGGAGATGCGGAGCCG TACGCAGAAATGGAACAAAAGAGCTCAAGTGAAGAAGCCGCTGAAGAAGCGCTCAGTGACACGAGCGCTCCAGAGCTCTTTCTGGAGCAggcagaaggagaggaggacACACTGATTGCTCAGCTCATTGCGTTCCAGGATGCCAATGAAGAACTCTGTGCACTACTGCAAAATGCACGCGATGACTACAAGATAGCCACAG GTGTCGTGTGTTCCTTGCAACGACAACTGGAGATCCAAGAATCCCAGCTTCGGAAAACCGAATCTGAAAAGGAAAGGCTTGAAAAGGAGCTCAGAGAGCGAGAAAGTCAGCTGCAAGCCATGTCTGCCAAG TTTTGCAGTCTGagagaagaacagaaacatgaagaaaTGATGGTGACAACAGAGAAGGAGAACTGCAGTCTTCGACAG GTTGTTACAGAACAAGAATCCAAACTGGCTGAGCAGAACAAGCTGATCAGTGATTTGCAGGGTACGGTCAGCCAGCTAGAGGCAGAGGCTCTGACCAATCGATACCAGATCCACAagcagcagcgtgcccaggAAGAGATGCAGAGCCAAGCTGAAACACTGCAGCACACGGAGCTGCAAACTAGAGTGGCACTCGAGTGCCTCACCAGCAGG TTTGAAAGATTTCGAAGCAAAATAATTCAGGCTACGTTCAGTACAGCAGGCAGCAAGCCTCCCCAGGCGGAACTCACTGATGAGGAGGTGCTGGAGGCAATGCAG AAGATAATTAACGAGCGGATAGAGTTTCATcagatgctgaaacaaaaagGTGTCAGGGTCCCATCTCTCTACAACATCGATGCGGCTACTTCATCACCTACCAATTCTAAGGGTAGGAGGAAGAGTCCTGCAAGGTAG